The DNA sequence TGTAACAGGAATGTATCTTGAAGATGTTCAGGTTGATCTTGGAGATCCAATTGTTGTTCCAGAAGCACCATGGCAGGCTTACTATGTCGAAAATTGGGGATTCATTGGTGCAAAAACTGGTGGCTGGAAATTAACTCCAGGTGACGTAATTGGTAATACTACTATTTCAGGTGATAGAAAATCTTTTGGCTGGGCTGCAATTAGAGGTGCATTTATCGATCCAGTTGAATTAACAACCAAGAAAGCTTTGATTGTTACTGGCAAAATGGAATTAGTAGGTGGAGGTTTTGAAGGTTGGACATCGCTTAGAATTGGATTAACTTATAATCCTAACCCTGGTAAATTAAATCAAACTGCGAATGGATATGAATGGAGTGGGTCAGAATCAGCTAATACAGGATATCTGTTTATTCCACCAAGTGGTAAAAACGATTTAGCATACTGGGGTGTAAACAAACAACCCGGTTCTGTTGGGGCAGTAGTTAATAGTACTTGGCTTGAAACTTTAAGTGATGAAAATTATGCAATTTCTGATATTCGTCAGAAACCAAAGAATGCTGTAGCTACTGCTGGAATGTATGATTTTGCATTCTCTATTCAACCAAAAGATGATGGTAAAACTGAGGTTCGTTTCTATATCCATAAAGAAGATGGTACTTATAATTTTGGTGGAATTGTTCTGGATAGTAAAAACATCGTTAAGAAAATTAATAGCATTAACTTTGCATTGAGCAATCTTGCAAATGCTACTAAACTTAATTTGTATGATGTAAATGTTGATATGGGTTCGCCAATTATAATTCCTGATTCAATTGTTTCTGTAAGAACTATAGCTGCTGAAGTACCTACAGATTTTATACTTAATCAAAATTATCCGAACCCATTCAACCCATCTACAACAATTGAATTTGGTATTCCACAAAATGAAAATGTGAAGTTGACTGTATATGATGTTTTAGGTAGAGTAGTTGCAGAATTAGTAAATGATAACCTGAATGCAGGATATTATAGAGTTAACTTTAATGCTTCTAATCTTGCATCAGGTATTTACTTCTATACTCTTAAAGCCGGAGATTTTGTAAGTACTAAAAAATTGATACTTATGAAATAATTTAATTATTCCCGGTTGTTAATAGCCTGCTCTGAAGAAGAGCAGGCTTTTATTTTAAGAAGTGCTAAAATAACCTGTCCGATTTGATATAAAAGAAGGCTGTATACAAAATCACAAATATTATGAAAATTTTTCTTACTCGAATTAAAGAATATTACTCCTTTCTTCTAATATGTATTTACAGAAATTGAAGTCGAGCAAAAATTAAATATTACTTGTCTTAAGGTATTTACACATTTTGATTTTAGTTTATATTGTAGAGGATATGAGAAATAAATTAAAAACGGAGTAGCTATGAATAAAAAATTTAAAACTTTATATGTAAGTTTATTACTATTACTTATGCCATCCCTATCTTGGGGACAGTTGGTAACTAATGGTAGTTTTGAAGATACACCTTTAGGACCAATAACCGGAAATATTAAAGGTTGGGTTCTCTCTGTAGGAACAAGTGTACCAACTCCTCCTAATTTTGAGATTGTTGATAATCCGGTTCAAGATGGTAATCGTGCTTTTAAAGTTGTTATAAATAGTCTGGGTTCAAATGACTGGGATATTCAACTTGTTGCTGATAGTATACCAGTAAAGCAAGGCGAAACATATGTATATACTATCTGGGCAAAAGCAGAAAAATCTGGTGCACAGGCAAACTTTACTGTCGGTAATTACTCTTATAATGAATATGGAGCTATTCGTCCTGCATCATTAACTACAGAGTGGAAACAGTTTACTATGGAGTTTACAATTACTGATAATCAACAGTATATTAGAGCTCCAATTCATTTTAATAGAAGTGGAAATGTTGGTAATACTATTTATATTGATAATCTATCTATTGTAAATAAAAAAGATATTCCTTCACCTAAGAAACCAATTGTTCTGGAAGCAGAGGATGGAGTACTTGGAAGCGATTATGAAATTTTACAGGATGGAGATATTACTTATGTAACTCCGAAAACAAATTTCATAAATGCTAATCATCCAGGAAGTAAAAGTAAAGTTATTACTTTCGAAGTTACATTTGCTGATACAGGCACATATAATTTATTTGCAAAAATAAGAGTAGGTCCAAATCAGTTTAACGACGATAGTTTCTTTTATGGAAATGGATTTGGTATCAAAGATACTTTGAATGATGATGATTGGATTGCAGTAAATCAATTGCAGGTTGCAGGTTTTAATGAACCGAATAATATTGTTCTTGGTCCTGGTGCTTTAGGTAATGGAGTCTGGAAATGGGTTAATTTATCGCAAAACAATTATTATGAAAATGCCGTTACTTTTAAAGTTGAAGGGGATACACTCAAAAAAATATTTCAGATAGCTTCACGTGAAGATGGATTGGATATAGATAAAATTGCATTTGGGAAAGCAAATCTTTATTTCACTGTCAAGAACTTAGAGGAAAAAACAGAAGGCTTGGATAAATTGCCAGGTACAATCTGGTCAGGTCCACCATTAGCATCAAAACAACCGAAGTATGTAGGTAATATTTATAGCCGTCTTCAAAGAGAAAATTTTGAGTCATACTGGAATCAGGTTATACCAGAGAATGCAGGTAAATGGGGTAGTGTTGAGGGGACAAGAGATGTCATGAATTGGGCAGAACTGGATTCTGCATATAATCTTGCAAAAAGAAATGGTTTTTCATTTAACTTTCACGTACTTATCTGGGGAGCACAGCAACCTTCTTGGATTAACTCTTTACAACCTTCAGAACAACTTGAAGAAATAAGAGAATGGTTTCAGGAAGTTGCAAATAGATATAATGATATAGACTTTTTGCAGGTAGTAAATGAACCTTTACCTGGTCATAATCCACCTGATGGACAAAGCGGTAGAGCTAATTATAAAGAAGCTTTAGGAGGTAATGGAGCAACAGGATGGGATTGGGTGATAAATGCATTTAAGATGGCTCGAGAAATCTTTCCTCAAAAAACTAAGTTGATGATTAATGATTATAACATTATAAATAGCTCAACTAATACATCTCAATATCTTCGTTTGATAAGATTGCTTCAAGCACAAAATCTAATAGATGCTATTGGAATACAGGGACACGCGTTTAGCACATATACTGCTACAGTTACTACGATGAAAAGAAATCTTGATTCACTGGGAGCTACAGGTTTACCAGTTTATATTACAGAATTAGATATAGATGGACCAACTGATGACATACAACTAAGAGAATATCAAAGAGTCTTTCCTGCACTTTATGAACATCCAGCTGTAAGAGGAATTACTTTATGGGGATGGAGACCTGGTCTATGGAGAAATGATCAGAAAGCTTATCTTGTTGATGCAAATGGTTATGAAAGACCTGCATTAACATGGCTTAGGAATTACCTTGATACTGTAAAAGTAATTGTATCAACAAGAGAGATTGCTAATTTACCAAATGAATTTCGTCTTGAACAGAATTATCCAAATCCGTTTAATCCAACTACAAAAATTACTTATGTATTACCAAGTAGAACAACTGTATCGCTTAAAGTATATGATGTACTTGGAAGACATATCAAAACTTTAGTTGATGATTTACAAAATCCAGGTTCTTATACTGTTACTTTTGATGGTTCAGGACTTTCGAGTGGAGTTTACTTCTATCGACTGGAAGCTGGTGGATATTCGAAAACAAAACAAATGATTTTGATGAAGTAGTATTTAATTACAAACCCTGCTCTGGATTAGAGCAGGGTGATAATTCTTAATTTAATGTTAGTGGATATTAATGATATGTCACTAAAAAGTTCTATCCTTTTTATACAATTAATCATTAAATAAATTTAGATTCTATAGGAAAAAACATGATTAATAAAAAAATAATTTTTATCATCTTATTAGTGATATCTTATAATATAAATGCACAGGTTAATCTCTGGAATAATAAGAGTTGTGCAGTTGTATTAACTTATGATGATGCATTAAACACCCATCTCGATAATGTAATCCCTCTTCTGGATTCACTTGGCTTTAAAGCTACGTTTTATCTTTCTGGCTTTTTCCCGGGATTTAGTAATAGATTGAACGATTGGAGAAAAGCAGCAGCAAATGGTCATGAACTTGGAAATCATACTTTATTTCATCCATGCATTGGAAATATGGAAGGAAGAGAATGGGTAAAACCTGACTATGATTTAAGTAAATATTCTATTCAAAGAATAACTGACGAAATTTTAATGAATAATATTGTTCTGGAAGCAGTTGATGGAAAAAAGAGAAGAACATTTGCTTATACATGCGGAGATACATTAGCAGGTGATTCTTCTTACGTTAAAATTATAAAAGAAAATTTTCCTGCAGCAAGAGGTGTAAATTATTTTCATCAAAAAATTAATGAAATAGATTTATTCAATATTGGTTGTTATGTTGTAAATGGCCAGAGTGCAGATGAGTTAATTGATTTAGTTAAATATGCTATGAATAATAATACATTATTGGTATTTCTATTTCATGGAGTAGGTGGAGAACACCCAATAAATATTTCTTTGGAAACACATAAAAAACTTCTTGAATTCTTAAAAGCTAATGAAAATAATATCTGGATAACAACATTTTTAGATGTTGCTGATTTTATAAGAAAGTACCGAACTAAATCTGAAACCTTCAAATAATCATAATGAACCTCATGCATTTCATTTCTTACTAATGATTGATGGTTGATATCCTCGTGTGAGTTCTAATTAGATAATTTGATTTATGAGGTAACTAATAAATGGTTGTTAAGCTTACACTATAATTTTATCTCTAATAATAATGAATTAATAAATAATGGGGAAATAATGATTAATTACTCGAAAAGAAAAAAGAATTTTTTAATTCTGCTGCTAATTAATTTAGTAGTATTTGTAAATATTATTTTAGCTCAGGCTACGAATAAAACAATAATTTATCTCGATAGTACAGACCAGGTCATTCAAGGATTTGGTGCTGCAAATATTTTACCCTGGCGACCCGATATGAAACCAGATGAAATTATAAAAGCTTTTGGGACAGATGATGGTCAGCTTGGTTTTACAATTTTGAGACTTAGATTGCCCAGTGATCCAAACGAATTTGCAAGAAACGTACAAACAGCAAAAGCTGCTCACTCAATGGGAGTAAAAATTATTGCATCTCCATGGTCACCTCCTGCTTATATGAAATCCAATAAGAATATTGTTGGAGGTAGACTCCTCGATGAATATTATGATGACTATGCTCTTCACTTAAAATCTTTTGTAGATTTCATGGCTTCTAATGGAGTACCTATTTATGCAGTTTCTGTACAGAATGAACCTGATATTAAGGTTAATT is a window from the Rosettibacter firmus genome containing:
- a CDS encoding endo-1,4-beta-xylanase, with amino-acid sequence MNKKFKTLYVSLLLLLMPSLSWGQLVTNGSFEDTPLGPITGNIKGWVLSVGTSVPTPPNFEIVDNPVQDGNRAFKVVINSLGSNDWDIQLVADSIPVKQGETYVYTIWAKAEKSGAQANFTVGNYSYNEYGAIRPASLTTEWKQFTMEFTITDNQQYIRAPIHFNRSGNVGNTIYIDNLSIVNKKDIPSPKKPIVLEAEDGVLGSDYEILQDGDITYVTPKTNFINANHPGSKSKVITFEVTFADTGTYNLFAKIRVGPNQFNDDSFFYGNGFGIKDTLNDDDWIAVNQLQVAGFNEPNNIVLGPGALGNGVWKWVNLSQNNYYENAVTFKVEGDTLKKIFQIASREDGLDIDKIAFGKANLYFTVKNLEEKTEGLDKLPGTIWSGPPLASKQPKYVGNIYSRLQRENFESYWNQVIPENAGKWGSVEGTRDVMNWAELDSAYNLAKRNGFSFNFHVLIWGAQQPSWINSLQPSEQLEEIREWFQEVANRYNDIDFLQVVNEPLPGHNPPDGQSGRANYKEALGGNGATGWDWVINAFKMAREIFPQKTKLMINDYNIINSSTNTSQYLRLIRLLQAQNLIDAIGIQGHAFSTYTATVTTMKRNLDSLGATGLPVYITELDIDGPTDDIQLREYQRVFPALYEHPAVRGITLWGWRPGLWRNDQKAYLVDANGYERPALTWLRNYLDTVKVIVSTREIANLPNEFRLEQNYPNPFNPTTKITYVLPSRTTVSLKVYDVLGRHIKTLVDDLQNPGSYTVTFDGSGLSSGVYFYRLEAGGYSKTKQMILMK
- a CDS encoding polysaccharide deacetylase family protein, which encodes MINKKIIFIILLVISYNINAQVNLWNNKSCAVVLTYDDALNTHLDNVIPLLDSLGFKATFYLSGFFPGFSNRLNDWRKAAANGHELGNHTLFHPCIGNMEGREWVKPDYDLSKYSIQRITDEILMNNIVLEAVDGKKRRTFAYTCGDTLAGDSSYVKIIKENFPAARGVNYFHQKINEIDLFNIGCYVVNGQSADELIDLVKYAMNNNTLLVFLFHGVGGEHPINISLETHKKLLEFLKANENNIWITTFLDVADFIRKYRTKSETFK